One Pararhizobium capsulatum DSM 1112 DNA segment encodes these proteins:
- a CDS encoding AraC family transcriptional regulator: MAEMLATAFQRLAAPPTALGLASRLALSRIKQENIDPLPLLKRTNLTQAALDERKRISIASQINFLGEASRVLNDDWLGLTLAQRFDLREIGMIYYVAAAANSFGDALRRIVRYGTVVSEAWELRIDSRGVTAHLEIFYRGFSRHTDRHQAEFVALVLLRIFRKLIGRRIVPIAATFVHHRSGNAAQIRSLFGCDVQFDALRDKLSFDAALLDLPVFDGDPYLNDLMVKLCEEAIATRTSNVSPLRALVENTVAPLLPHGEASAKNVARKIGLSERTFARRLASEGMSFGGILDDLRRELAVSYLQDGLQASQITWMLGFSQNSSFTHACRRWTGKKPSELRHIQTLR; the protein is encoded by the coding sequence ATGGCTGAAATGCTCGCAACCGCCTTTCAAAGGCTTGCTGCCCCGCCAACAGCCCTTGGGCTGGCTTCTCGCCTGGCGCTCTCCCGGATTAAACAGGAAAACATCGATCCGCTGCCGCTGCTCAAACGAACCAACTTGACGCAGGCTGCGCTGGACGAACGAAAACGCATCAGTATCGCGTCGCAGATAAACTTCCTCGGCGAGGCGTCCCGTGTCCTCAACGACGATTGGCTCGGCCTCACCCTGGCGCAGCGGTTCGACCTACGAGAGATAGGTATGATCTACTATGTGGCGGCGGCGGCGAATTCATTTGGCGACGCTCTTCGCCGCATTGTGCGATACGGCACAGTTGTCAGCGAGGCATGGGAACTTCGCATCGACTCGCGAGGCGTTACAGCGCACCTGGAAATATTCTACAGGGGGTTTTCTCGACATACAGATCGCCATCAGGCTGAGTTTGTGGCTTTGGTGCTCCTTCGCATATTCCGCAAACTCATCGGACGTCGGATCGTCCCTATCGCCGCAACCTTCGTACATCATCGCTCCGGCAATGCAGCCCAAATCCGATCGCTGTTTGGCTGTGATGTGCAGTTCGATGCCCTTCGTGACAAATTGAGTTTTGACGCAGCGCTGCTTGACCTTCCGGTCTTTGATGGTGATCCCTACCTCAACGACCTGATGGTCAAGCTTTGCGAGGAGGCCATCGCGACCCGGACCTCAAACGTCAGCCCACTTCGGGCGCTGGTTGAAAATACGGTTGCCCCGCTTTTGCCGCATGGCGAAGCCAGCGCCAAAAATGTCGCCCGCAAGATTGGCCTAAGCGAGCGGACATTCGCCCGGCGCCTGGCTTCGGAGGGTATGAGCTTTGGTGGAATATTGGACGACCTGAGGCGTGAGCTTGCCGTGAGCTACCTTCAGGACGGCCTGCAGGCATCCCAAATCACGTGGATGCTGGGGTTCTCTCAAAACAGTTCGTTTACCCACGCTTGCCGTCGTTGGACAGGAAAAAAGCCGTCTGAACTTCGCCACATCCAAACATTGCGTTGA